A stretch of the Notamacropus eugenii isolate mMacEug1 chromosome 2, mMacEug1.pri_v2, whole genome shotgun sequence genome encodes the following:
- the LOC140530359 gene encoding putative olfactory receptor 5AK3, which translates to MARGNSTTVTEFILLRFTICQDLQYILFLVFLFVYVTSIVGNVGVILIIKIDSHLHTPMYIFLQHLAFVDLCYTSAITPKMLQNFLVSHKSISFSGCLIQLLVYAMFATVDCYLLAAMAIDWYVAICNPLHYPVVMSQRVCVQLIAGSYVMGSLNASIHTGFTFSLFFCNSNTINHFFCDVPPLLALSCSRANINVMLLIVCVGFNLISTVMVVFLSYIYILAAILRMCSAAGRHKAFSTCASHQTAVMIFYGTLSYMYLQPSSSESQENDKIASVFYGIIIPMLNPLIYSLRNKEVKEALKVIGKTCLICKL; encoded by the coding sequence ATGGCCCGAGGAAACAGCACCACAGTGACTGAATTCATCCTGCTGAGATTTACTATTTGCCAAGACCTGCAGTACATCCTGTTCCTGGTGTTTCTGTTTGTCTATGTCACATCTATAGTGGGCAATGTCGGCGTGATTCTGATCATCAAGATTGACTCCCACCTCCACACTCCCATGTACATTTTCCTCCAACACTTGGCTTTTGTTGACCTCTGTTACACCTCCGCCATCACTCCAAAGATGTTGCAAAACTTCCTGGTGTCCCACAAGTCTATCTCATTCTCAGGGTGTCTGATCCAGTTGTTGGTTTATGCTATGTTTGCTACTGTTGACTGTTACCTTCTTGCGGCCATGGCCATAGACTGGTATGTGGCCATTTGTAACCCCCTGCATTACCCAGTGGTCATGTCTCAGAGGGTCTGCGTTCAGCTCATTGCTGGGTCTTATGTTATGGGATCCCTGAATGCCTCTATCCATACCGGTTTTAccttttctctgttcttctgTAATTCCAACACCATCAATCACTTTTTCTGTGATGTGCCCCCACTCCTGGCCCTTTCCTGTTCCAGAGCTAATATCAATGTCATGTTGTTAATTGTCTGTGTGGGCTTCAATCTGATAAGCACTGTCATGGTGGTGTTCTTATCCTACATTTACATCCTGGCTGCCATCTTGAGGATGTGTTCTGCTGCAGGGAGACACAAGGCCTTCTCCACCTGTGCCTCTCACCAGACAGCTGTCATGATTTTCTATGGGACTCTTTCTTACATGTACTTACAGCCTTCTTCTAGTGAGTCCCAGGAGAATGATAAAATAGCCTCAGTGTTTTATGGCATCATCATCCCCATGCTGAATCCCCTGATTTATAGCCTGAGGAATAAGGAGGTCAAAGAAGCCCTGAAAGTGATAGGCAAGACTTGCTTAATATGCAAGCTCTGA